A genomic window from Paenibacillus thermoaerophilus includes:
- a CDS encoding M23 family metallopeptidase: MASKTTRILVSSLASLLLFAGSAQAGSAAGGSQASWTYTVQPQDTLWKIGQKYGIPLRAMIGANPQLSNPDIVWAGLKIQVPIKPSTYASGQFPLKKGTYQPFENTYGEQRVWTPDGYTTRSHEGVDIFAKKGTPVYAAMGGTVINYGWNQYGGWRLTVKVDDSTAFYYAHLSGYAAGIGMGSTIRKGQLIGYVGDTGYGPVGTSGNFLPHLHFGIYKTNVSPWKTVDPYVHLRWWALQQ; this comes from the coding sequence TTGGCAAGCAAGACAACCCGAATTTTGGTGAGTTCGTTGGCAAGTCTTCTGTTGTTCGCCGGTTCGGCGCAGGCGGGTTCGGCGGCCGGCGGTTCGCAGGCGAGCTGGACGTACACCGTTCAACCGCAGGATACGTTGTGGAAAATCGGCCAGAAATACGGCATTCCGCTTCGGGCGATGATCGGCGCCAATCCGCAGTTGTCCAACCCCGATATCGTCTGGGCCGGGCTGAAGATTCAGGTCCCGATCAAGCCGAGCACGTACGCGTCGGGACAATTCCCCCTGAAAAAAGGAACTTATCAGCCATTTGAAAACACATACGGAGAGCAGCGCGTCTGGACTCCCGACGGTTACACGACCCGCTCGCACGAAGGCGTGGACATTTTCGCCAAAAAAGGTACGCCCGTCTACGCGGCGATGGGCGGAACGGTCATCAACTACGGCTGGAACCAATACGGCGGCTGGCGTCTGACGGTCAAGGTCGATGATTCCACGGCCTTCTATTATGCCCATCTGTCCGGATACGCAGCCGGCATCGGGATGGGATCGACGATCCGCAAAGGGCAACTGATCGGATATGTCGGCGATACGGGATACGGTCCCGTCGGCACGTCGGGAAACTTTTTGCCGCATCTGCATTTCGGCATTTACAAAACCAACGTCTCGCCGTGGAAAACGGTTGATCCGTATGTGCATCTTCGCTGGTGGGCGTTGCAGCAATAA